The following are encoded in a window of Nibricoccus aquaticus genomic DNA:
- a CDS encoding DUF3857 domain-containing protein, translating to MSRLLRFLAPVLLAFSLTAAAHAKPPAWLTALSAKPAAMPYGDASHAVLLDEADYTLDKTGLVTKRTRHVIRVLTKDGRDDAIARLGYDTSSDKVKSFQAWLIPATGAPIDYGKKHTLDIASFSNARELYGEARMLVISASDAATPGSLFAYESITTEKSIYTQDIWFFQQSVPVEYSAITYTLPDGWTTRTLTFNRDPIAPTATGKSQTWALTNLPALKEEPLGPPTHSLAPWLAIDLVPPPGTATNRVSFASWQSISEYFTPHYEISSTPDAAIKARAATLVADATTSWEKIARLCRFAQQVNYISINLNAATAGGMIPRPATRVLQCNYGDCKDKSSLLRSLLRSQGIVSHPVIVYSGDATRVRPDWPSPFQFNHCILAIPVDDSVTLPGVLVHPELGRILFFDPTNETTPPGWLARETHGGHALVLAGPRGRLVQLPTTTPATDSVTRTITARLDPFGSIAGTIVERFDGYASNSVRDERQPLSESDYRTKVIQPWLARTLPSVRVTQLEATDDFSAARLDLTIGFEAHTYGKMMRDTLLVFKPVIVARRDSVSLKRGNRTQPVVITSSSFTEKTEIELPPGYAVDEAFPAADIQSPFGHYRARAEVRDGKLHFERTRELSAATLPPDQFETARTFFEKIFQAEQSPVVLRRL from the coding sequence ATGTCGCGCCTCCTCCGCTTCCTCGCGCCCGTCCTTCTCGCATTTTCCCTCACCGCGGCCGCCCACGCCAAACCGCCCGCCTGGCTCACCGCCCTCTCCGCGAAACCCGCCGCCATGCCCTACGGCGACGCCTCCCACGCCGTCCTCTTGGACGAAGCCGACTACACCCTCGATAAAACCGGTCTCGTCACCAAACGAACCCGCCACGTCATCCGCGTTCTCACCAAAGACGGTCGCGACGACGCCATCGCCCGCCTCGGCTACGACACCAGCTCCGACAAGGTGAAATCCTTCCAGGCCTGGCTCATCCCCGCCACCGGCGCCCCCATCGACTACGGCAAAAAACACACCCTCGACATCGCCAGCTTCTCCAACGCCCGCGAACTCTACGGCGAAGCCCGCATGTTGGTCATCTCCGCCTCCGACGCCGCCACCCCCGGCTCCCTCTTCGCCTACGAATCCATCACCACCGAAAAATCCATCTACACCCAGGACATCTGGTTCTTCCAGCAATCCGTCCCCGTCGAATACTCCGCCATCACCTACACCCTCCCCGACGGCTGGACCACCCGCACCCTCACCTTCAACCGCGACCCCATCGCCCCCACCGCCACCGGCAAAAGCCAGACCTGGGCCCTCACCAACCTCCCCGCCCTCAAGGAAGAACCCCTCGGCCCGCCCACCCACTCGCTCGCCCCCTGGCTCGCCATCGACCTCGTCCCGCCCCCCGGCACCGCCACCAACCGCGTCTCCTTCGCCTCCTGGCAATCCATCTCCGAGTATTTCACTCCCCACTACGAAATCTCCTCCACACCCGACGCCGCCATCAAAGCCCGCGCCGCCACCCTCGTCGCCGATGCCACCACGTCGTGGGAAAAAATCGCCCGCCTCTGCCGCTTCGCCCAGCAGGTGAACTACATCTCCATCAACCTCAACGCCGCCACCGCCGGCGGCATGATCCCCCGCCCCGCCACCCGCGTCCTCCAGTGCAATTACGGCGACTGCAAAGATAAGAGCTCCCTTCTCCGCTCGTTGCTCCGCTCCCAGGGCATCGTCTCCCACCCCGTCATCGTTTACTCCGGCGACGCCACCCGCGTCCGCCCCGACTGGCCCTCCCCGTTCCAATTCAACCACTGCATCCTCGCCATCCCCGTCGATGATTCCGTCACCCTCCCCGGCGTCCTCGTCCACCCCGAACTCGGCCGTATCCTCTTCTTCGATCCCACCAACGAAACCACCCCGCCCGGCTGGCTCGCCAGGGAAACCCACGGCGGTCACGCCCTCGTCCTCGCCGGCCCCCGGGGCCGCCTCGTTCAGCTCCCCACCACCACTCCCGCGACCGACAGCGTCACCCGCACCATCACCGCCCGCCTTGATCCCTTCGGCTCCATCGCCGGCACCATCGTCGAACGCTTTGACGGCTACGCCTCCAACTCCGTCCGCGACGAACGCCAGCCCCTTTCCGAATCGGACTACCGCACCAAAGTCATCCAGCCCTGGCTCGCCCGCACCCTGCCTTCCGTCCGCGTCACCCAGCTCGAAGCGACCGACGACTTCTCCGCCGCCCGCCTCGACCTCACCATCGGCTTCGAAGCCCACACCTACGGCAAAATGATGCGCGACACCCTCCTCGTCTTTAAGCCCGTCATCGTCGCCCGCCGCGACTCCGTCTCCCTCAAACGCGGCAACCGCACCCAGCCTGTCGTCATCACCTCCAGCTCCTTCACCGAGAAAACCGAGATCGAGCTCCCGCCCGGTTACGCCGTGGACGAAGCCTTCCCCGCCGCCGACATCCAGTCCCCATTCGGCCACTACCGCGCCCGCGCCGAAGTCCGCGACGGCAAACTCCACTTCGAACGCACCCGCGAGCTCAGCGCCGCCACGCTCCCGCCCGATCAATTCGAAACCGCCCGCACCTTCTTCGAAAAAATCTTCCAGGCCGAGCAATCCCCCGTCGTCCTCCGCCGACTCTGA
- a CDS encoding DUF3857 and transglutaminase domain-containing protein, whose product MPSLLRRLHRIPCALILTIAFASTASAAPEWPILLPAALTETTPQVDPDAGAEILLQETTLTSYTGTVAHFEIFVRIKVYNDRGVSANALIDIPFSRHYRIKEIAARTILPDGTILPLAAKDFFDREIIKAGSLRQNLKSFAPPGLRPGAIIEYRYEVKQSGDVYPLIIEFQNSQPTRHSIFRFNESDHRDYGMSPQYLNCDDLDTVLKKDFATYILKKIPAAKDEPFQPPLINRVPVLIFLSRYNHSRWAHETNEALLKDTEHQTKPTRLVTSTLASLVAPADTPEQKLRKIYDYARTKILNHSLETTRLTDSQWAHENKNATATLKAGHGTDDDINDVFAALARAAGFEITPVLCSDREFYFLGFDRAQNRIPRTPYVFTHRVIAVLDKEKKYRFFDPGSAYLPFEELAWKNSETTLFVARKGQPEFLFFYAPPPTASVRKRVAVLNLDKEGTLQGTVKIEYTGLWQTGAKFELDDAGQQARDLFVKNEIAPYIEHAEITDIRVTNADRPDLPLALSCDLRIPHYAELTGTRLFFQPLVFLKNSTPVFPEATRRHSIHFPYPCAEDDLLTILLPADYQIESGSSPGRTDFEKMGHYLGAIILQPKNRTLTLRRGFIRPVVNIPVKEYPQLKAMFDEVHTRDTHVLTLKRTESK is encoded by the coding sequence ATGCCTTCCCTCCTGCGCCGCCTCCACAGGATTCCCTGCGCGTTGATCCTCACCATCGCCTTCGCGTCCACCGCCAGCGCCGCCCCCGAATGGCCCATCCTTCTCCCCGCCGCCCTCACCGAAACCACCCCGCAGGTCGATCCCGACGCCGGTGCCGAAATCCTCCTCCAGGAAACCACTCTCACCAGTTACACCGGCACCGTCGCCCACTTCGAAATCTTCGTCCGCATCAAGGTGTACAACGACCGCGGCGTCTCCGCCAACGCCCTCATCGATATCCCCTTCAGCCGTCACTACCGGATCAAGGAAATTGCCGCCCGCACCATTCTCCCCGACGGCACCATCCTCCCGCTAGCCGCCAAAGATTTCTTCGACCGCGAAATCATCAAAGCCGGCAGCCTCCGCCAAAACCTCAAATCCTTTGCCCCTCCCGGCCTCCGCCCCGGCGCCATCATCGAGTACCGCTACGAGGTGAAACAATCCGGAGACGTTTACCCGCTCATCATCGAATTTCAGAACAGCCAGCCCACCCGGCATTCCATTTTCAGATTCAATGAGTCCGATCATCGCGACTACGGCATGAGCCCCCAATACCTGAACTGCGACGACCTGGATACGGTCCTCAAAAAAGATTTCGCCACCTACATTCTCAAAAAAATCCCCGCCGCCAAAGACGAGCCCTTCCAGCCCCCGCTCATCAACCGCGTCCCCGTCCTCATCTTCCTCTCCCGCTACAACCACTCCCGCTGGGCCCACGAAACCAACGAGGCCCTGCTCAAAGACACCGAGCACCAGACCAAGCCCACCCGCCTCGTCACCAGCACCCTCGCCTCCCTCGTCGCGCCAGCCGACACCCCCGAACAAAAGCTCCGCAAAATCTACGACTACGCCCGCACCAAAATCCTCAACCACAGCCTCGAAACCACCCGCCTCACCGACTCTCAGTGGGCCCACGAAAACAAAAACGCCACCGCCACCCTCAAAGCCGGCCACGGCACCGACGACGACATCAACGACGTCTTCGCCGCCCTCGCCCGCGCCGCCGGCTTTGAAATCACCCCCGTCCTCTGCAGCGATCGCGAGTTCTACTTCCTCGGCTTCGACCGCGCCCAAAACCGCATCCCCCGCACTCCCTACGTTTTCACCCACCGCGTCATCGCCGTCCTCGATAAAGAGAAAAAATACCGCTTCTTCGACCCCGGCTCCGCCTACCTCCCCTTCGAGGAACTCGCCTGGAAAAACTCCGAGACCACCCTCTTCGTCGCCAGAAAAGGCCAGCCCGAATTCCTCTTCTTCTACGCCCCGCCACCCACCGCCTCCGTCCGCAAACGCGTCGCCGTCCTCAACCTCGACAAAGAAGGCACGCTCCAGGGCACCGTGAAAATCGAATACACCGGCCTCTGGCAGACCGGCGCCAAATTCGAACTCGACGACGCCGGTCAGCAAGCCCGTGACCTCTTCGTAAAAAACGAAATCGCCCCCTACATCGAACACGCCGAGATCACCGACATCCGCGTCACCAACGCCGACCGCCCCGATCTTCCCCTCGCCCTCTCCTGCGATCTTCGCATTCCACACTACGCCGAGCTCACCGGCACCCGCCTCTTCTTCCAGCCCCTCGTCTTCCTCAAAAATTCCACCCCCGTCTTCCCCGAAGCCACCCGCCGCCACTCCATCCACTTCCCGTATCCCTGCGCCGAGGACGACCTTCTCACCATCCTCCTGCCCGCCGACTACCAGATCGAATCCGGCAGCAGCCCCGGCCGCACCGACTTCGAAAAAATGGGCCACTACCTCGGCGCCATCATCCTCCAGCCCAAAAACCGCACCCTCACCCTCCGCCGCGGTTTCATCCGCCCCGTCGTCAACATCCCCGTCAAAGAATACCCCCAGCTCAAAGCCATGTTCGACGAGGTCCACACCCGCGACACCCACGTCCTCACCCTCAAACGCACCGAGTCCAAATAG
- a CDS encoding DNA-3-methyladenine glycosylase 2 family protein has translation MRLTDKTMYARVLAGDADYNGRFFTGVLTTGIYCLPSCKARKPKAENVRFFPTCEAARAFGLRACLKCHPDDFARGADPVLESIETLVAEIRATPSAFPDVPTIVRRSGFGSTRLFELFRQHYHTTPADLLLTARLTTARSLLTQTSRPLASIAADSGFESLSVFHDHFRRLTGLTPAGFRQLPKQNTFTLTLPENYPLNYLRRALSRDSDSITEKLEGDSYTTALRLADDSPALLTLALSSASISVSFSLGLTHSPSTTHTLEIHRLVTALLGLDQDARAFARLAKKLGLTRLVKNREELRIVQTPSIYDGLLWSIIGQQINLPFARLLRTRLIQLCGTPLAENLYALPTPATVAKLTPADLLPLQFSRQKADYVIAISRLIATGQLDLTALPAMSATRAERTLLAIRGLGPWSVNYVMIRSLGFADCVPYGDTGVTSGLQSLLKLDTRPDLDATRRLMTPFSPYRSLATAHLWQLNQPIP, from the coding sequence ATGCGCCTCACCGATAAAACCATGTACGCCCGCGTCCTCGCCGGAGACGCCGACTACAACGGGCGCTTCTTCACCGGCGTGCTGACCACCGGCATCTACTGCCTGCCCTCCTGCAAGGCCCGTAAACCCAAAGCCGAAAACGTCCGCTTCTTCCCCACCTGCGAAGCCGCCCGCGCTTTCGGCCTGCGCGCCTGCCTGAAGTGCCACCCCGACGACTTCGCCCGCGGCGCCGATCCCGTCCTCGAATCCATCGAGACGCTCGTCGCCGAAATCCGCGCCACCCCCTCCGCCTTTCCCGACGTCCCCACCATCGTGCGACGCTCCGGCTTCGGCTCCACCCGCCTCTTCGAACTCTTCCGCCAGCACTATCACACCACCCCCGCCGACCTCCTCCTCACCGCCCGCCTCACCACCGCCCGCTCGCTCCTCACGCAAACATCCCGTCCCCTCGCCTCCATCGCCGCCGACTCCGGCTTCGAATCGCTCTCCGTCTTCCACGACCATTTCCGCCGCCTCACCGGCCTCACACCCGCCGGTTTCCGTCAGCTTCCGAAACAAAACACTTTCACCCTCACCCTCCCCGAGAACTACCCGCTCAACTACCTCCGCCGCGCCCTCAGCCGAGATTCTGACAGCATCACTGAAAAGCTCGAAGGCGACAGCTACACCACCGCCCTCCGTCTCGCCGACGACTCCCCCGCCCTCCTCACACTCGCGCTTTCTTCCGCTTCCATCTCGGTCTCTTTTTCCCTCGGACTAACACATTCGCCCTCGACCACCCACACCCTCGAAATCCACCGCCTCGTCACTGCCCTCCTCGGCCTCGACCAGGACGCCCGCGCCTTCGCCCGCCTCGCCAAAAAACTCGGCCTCACCCGCCTAGTCAAAAACCGCGAAGAACTCCGCATTGTCCAGACTCCCTCCATCTACGACGGCCTCCTCTGGTCCATCATCGGCCAGCAAATCAACCTCCCCTTCGCCCGACTCCTCCGCACCCGCCTCATCCAGCTCTGCGGCACCCCACTCGCCGAAAATCTCTACGCCCTGCCCACTCCCGCCACCGTCGCCAAACTCACGCCCGCCGATCTTCTCCCGCTCCAATTCTCCCGCCAGAAAGCCGACTACGTCATCGCTATCTCTCGCCTCATCGCCACCGGCCAGCTCGACCTAACCGCATTGCCCGCGATGTCCGCCACCCGCGCCGAACGCACCCTCCTCGCCATCCGCGGCCTCGGCCCCTGGTCCGTCAATTACGTCATGATACGCTCCCTCGGCTTCGCAGACTGCGTCCCCTACGGCGACACCGGCGTCACCAGCGGCCTCCAGTCGCTCCTGAAACTGGATACACGCCCCGATCTCGACGCCACCCGCCGCCTCATGACGCCATTCTCCCCCTACCGCAGCCTCGCCACCGCCCACCTCTGGCAGCTCAACCAGCCGATTCCATGA
- a CDS encoding methylated-DNA--[protein]-cysteine S-methyltransferase: protein MTAYTSTFPTPFGPFSVAVSETGAVLATAFGNLDALRDRFDADTVIDDSKRTQAARDQISAYLAGKRTDFDLPLAPEGSAFQQRVWSALRSIPRGETRSYGYLAKKLRTAARAIGRANATNPICLIVPCHRVIGADGSLTGFAFGEEIKRRLLELEGLKIV, encoded by the coding sequence ATGACCGCCTACACCTCAACCTTTCCCACGCCCTTCGGCCCCTTCTCCGTCGCGGTCTCCGAAACTGGCGCCGTCCTCGCCACCGCCTTCGGCAACCTCGACGCCCTCCGCGACCGCTTCGACGCCGACACGGTCATCGATGACTCGAAACGCACTCAGGCAGCACGCGACCAAATCTCCGCCTACCTCGCCGGCAAACGCACCGACTTCGATCTCCCCCTCGCGCCCGAAGGCTCCGCCTTCCAGCAACGCGTCTGGTCTGCCCTCCGCTCCATTCCCCGCGGCGAAACCCGCAGCTACGGCTACCTCGCCAAAAAACTCCGCACCGCCGCCCGCGCCATCGGCCGCGCCAACGCGACAAATCCCATCTGCCTCATCGTCCCTTGCCACCGTGTGATCGGTGCCGACGGCTCCCTCACCGGCTTCGCCTTCGGCGAAGAAATCAAACGACGCCTGCTCGAACTCGAAGGCTTGAAAATCGTCTGA
- a CDS encoding GatB/YqeY domain-containing protein, whose translation MATIYETLRADIVVAMKARDAVTTTALRTADAAIKRAEMDTNKPIDDALVLTTLRKAVKNLADANVEFAKGGRADLIAANENEIRILEKYLPKNLDAATVEVLVDAAIKETGAASKKEMGKVIGALKKHPDAALIDFGAVSKIVQAKLP comes from the coding sequence ATGGCCACCATTTACGAAACACTCCGCGCCGACATCGTCGTCGCTATGAAAGCCCGTGACGCTGTCACCACGACTGCCCTGCGTACTGCCGATGCCGCGATCAAGCGCGCCGAGATGGATACGAACAAGCCGATCGACGACGCGCTCGTGCTGACGACGCTGCGCAAGGCGGTTAAAAATCTCGCGGATGCGAACGTGGAGTTCGCGAAGGGCGGGCGCGCGGATCTGATCGCGGCGAACGAGAACGAGATCCGGATTTTGGAAAAGTATCTGCCGAAGAATCTCGATGCAGCGACGGTCGAGGTGCTGGTTGACGCGGCGATCAAGGAGACAGGCGCGGCGTCGAAGAAGGAGATGGGCAAGGTGATCGGCGCGCTGAAGAAGCATCCGGACGCGGCGTTGATCGACTTCGGTGCGGTCAGCAAAATCGTGCAGGCGAAGCTGCCGTGA
- a CDS encoding outer membrane lipoprotein-sorting protein translates to MMRALSSTLSRQVASAACLLFFLGAATVVSAQPKRFRPQPQYVQIGEPDQAEGKRILEDFRMRGIEGEYYWEFSLRVKPRRGEDSFIPGRLWGSRNEKGPITRIVLWPGVAANERRLLIQNGPKNATWSWQADKAAAGVSVMDASAWFAPLAGTELSAFDLQMPFIYWNDFVFEGVTNRKNRPAYVFLFYPPAEVAAQRPELTGVRIYVDTSERAILQFEQIGDAGRVLKTLNLVSLKKVDGQMIPMSVDFRGEETGNKTEFIVNGAAMGIDLPARIFEPASLEETVRPPAADRIRAVAR, encoded by the coding sequence ATGATGCGGGCGCTCAGCTCGACTCTTTCAAGGCAGGTGGCTTCGGCTGCCTGCCTTCTGTTTTTTCTAGGCGCGGCGACGGTGGTGTCGGCGCAGCCGAAGCGGTTTCGGCCGCAGCCGCAGTATGTGCAGATCGGCGAGCCCGATCAGGCGGAGGGGAAACGCATCCTGGAGGATTTTCGGATGCGCGGAATCGAAGGGGAGTATTACTGGGAGTTTTCGCTGCGGGTGAAACCGCGGCGCGGGGAGGATTCGTTTATCCCCGGGCGCTTGTGGGGGAGCCGGAATGAGAAGGGGCCGATCACGCGGATCGTGTTATGGCCGGGCGTGGCGGCGAACGAGCGGCGGCTGCTCATTCAGAACGGGCCGAAGAACGCGACGTGGAGCTGGCAGGCGGACAAGGCGGCGGCGGGCGTAAGCGTGATGGATGCGTCGGCGTGGTTTGCACCGCTGGCGGGGACGGAGCTGTCGGCGTTCGATCTGCAGATGCCGTTCATCTACTGGAACGATTTCGTTTTTGAAGGCGTGACGAACCGGAAGAACCGGCCGGCGTATGTGTTTCTCTTTTATCCACCGGCGGAGGTGGCGGCGCAGCGTCCGGAGCTGACGGGCGTGCGTATCTATGTGGATACGTCGGAGCGGGCGATTTTGCAGTTTGAGCAGATCGGCGATGCGGGGCGGGTGTTGAAGACGCTGAACCTGGTGTCGCTGAAAAAAGTCGATGGGCAGATGATTCCGATGTCGGTGGATTTCCGCGGCGAGGAGACGGGGAACAAGACGGAGTTCATCGTGAATGGGGCGGCGATGGGGATCGATCTGCCGGCGCGGATCTTTGAGCCTGCTTCGCTGGAAGAAACGGTACGTCCGCCCGCGGCTGACCGGATCAGGGCGGTTGCGCGGTGA
- the secG gene encoding preprotein translocase subunit SecG: MSILINIFMVVLVLVSAFLVLIVLAQKAKSDGGVGAAMGGGVAEATFGAETGNVLTNATIKASIAFFVLCFGLYLGKIYQYKHKAKEEGALPTITAPAVLPAPAATAPEAAPAAATPAPAPATTTP, from the coding sequence ATGTCTATCCTCATTAACATTTTCATGGTCGTGTTGGTCCTGGTGTCGGCGTTTCTGGTGCTGATCGTGCTGGCTCAGAAGGCGAAGTCTGACGGCGGTGTCGGTGCGGCCATGGGCGGCGGTGTAGCCGAGGCGACGTTTGGCGCGGAGACGGGCAATGTGCTCACGAATGCCACGATCAAGGCATCCATCGCGTTCTTCGTGCTCTGCTTCGGTCTCTACCTGGGGAAGATTTATCAGTACAAACACAAGGCGAAGGAAGAGGGCGCACTGCCGACGATCACGGCTCCGGCGGTGCTCCCAGCTCCAGCGGCCACGGCTCCTGAAGCGGCTCCGGCCGCAGCGACGCCAGCTCCCGCTCCGGCGACCACGACTCCCTGA
- a CDS encoding cytidine deaminase yields the protein MKITPVLKRRLEKAAREAAKKSYSPYSMFPVGVAILMESGKVFTGTNVENASYGLCNCAERTAIFSAVAAGERVLSCVVVYTPTREPTSPCGACRQVINEFGPKIPVISVCDGEERIETTLDVLLPKAFGPHNLAQGLF from the coding sequence ATGAAGATCACGCCTGTTTTGAAACGCCGTTTGGAGAAGGCTGCGCGTGAGGCGGCGAAGAAGTCGTACTCGCCTTACAGTATGTTTCCGGTGGGCGTGGCGATCTTGATGGAGTCGGGGAAGGTTTTCACGGGGACGAATGTGGAGAATGCGTCGTACGGGCTGTGCAACTGCGCGGAGCGGACGGCGATTTTTTCGGCGGTGGCGGCGGGCGAGCGCGTACTGAGTTGCGTGGTGGTTTACACGCCGACGCGCGAGCCGACGTCGCCGTGTGGCGCGTGCCGGCAGGTGATCAATGAGTTCGGGCCGAAGATCCCAGTGATCTCGGTCTGCGATGGCGAGGAGCGGATCGAGACGACGCTAGACGTGCTCCTGCCAAAGGCGTTTGGACCGCACAATCTGGCGCAGGGGTTGTTTTGA
- a CDS encoding methylated-DNA--[protein]-cysteine S-methyltransferase, translated as MDEVAMAYAIFSTALGDCGIAWTERGVSGFVLPPVDAEGFRERDGEGGAALDKCRSGDGRTVWVDELIARVTRHLEGKAEDFADVRYDFSRVTAFQREVYEAALRVKAGETRTYGWPADQTGRGTVASRAVGGALGQNPWPLLVPCHRFIGANGKMTGFSAPGGLVTKRKLLAIEGAELIAEG; from the coding sequence ATGGACGAGGTAGCGATGGCGTACGCGATTTTCTCAACGGCTCTCGGCGACTGCGGAATCGCGTGGACGGAGCGCGGGGTGAGCGGGTTTGTGCTGCCGCCGGTGGATGCGGAGGGTTTTCGGGAGCGCGATGGCGAGGGAGGGGCGGCACTTGATAAGTGCCGGTCCGGGGACGGGCGGACTGTGTGGGTTGATGAGTTGATCGCGCGGGTGACGCGGCACCTAGAGGGGAAGGCGGAGGATTTCGCGGATGTGCGGTACGACTTCAGCCGTGTCACGGCGTTTCAGCGGGAGGTGTATGAGGCGGCGTTGCGCGTGAAGGCGGGGGAGACGCGGACGTATGGCTGGCCGGCGGACCAGACGGGGCGCGGGACAGTGGCGAGCCGGGCGGTGGGCGGTGCGCTTGGGCAGAATCCGTGGCCCTTGCTGGTGCCGTGTCACCGGTTCATCGGGGCGAACGGGAAGATGACGGGGTTTTCGGCGCCGGGCGGGCTCGTCACGAAACGGAAGCTGCTGGCGATCGAAGGTGCGGAGTTGATCGCGGAGGGCTGA
- the coaD gene encoding pantetheine-phosphate adenylyltransferase — protein sequence MRHCIYPGTFDPITYGHLDVLGRAAKLFDKVTMAIAHNPGKGPLFSAEERVEMIRPNLAKLPNVEITTFGGLLVDFVVEQKAVAIIRGLRALSDFEFEFNMALMNRHLKPEIETLFVMPNEMYSYTSSNLVKQVARYGGDVGHFVPANVAEALTKAFAKKQS from the coding sequence ATGCGGCACTGCATCTATCCCGGCACCTTCGATCCGATCACGTACGGGCATCTCGATGTGCTCGGGCGCGCGGCGAAACTTTTCGACAAAGTCACGATGGCGATCGCGCACAATCCGGGGAAGGGGCCGCTGTTCAGCGCGGAGGAGCGCGTGGAGATGATCCGGCCGAATCTGGCGAAGCTGCCCAATGTGGAGATCACGACGTTTGGCGGGTTGCTGGTGGATTTTGTGGTGGAGCAGAAGGCGGTGGCGATCATCCGCGGGTTGCGGGCGCTGTCGGATTTCGAGTTTGAATTTAACATGGCGCTGATGAACCGGCATCTGAAGCCGGAGATCGAAACGCTGTTCGTGATGCCGAACGAGATGTACAGCTACACCAGCTCGAATCTGGTGAAGCAGGTGGCGCGGTACGGCGGCGATGTGGGGCATTTCGTGCCGGCGAATGTGGCGGAGGCGTTGACGAAGGCGTTCGCGAAGAAGCAGAGCTGA
- the pgsA gene encoding CDP-diacylglycerol--glycerol-3-phosphate 3-phosphatidyltransferase, with protein MKLNLPNLITLSRIPTMFLLVWLMYCEWRWSATLAFWIFIATAIGDWLDGYLARKQNLVSNFGKFMDALTDKILILGLMVAFVSLPQYNWPPFLVMVLLTICREFLVSGMRMVAATKGVVVAAERGGKAKTLFQLIAVGFLLFVPMLEIDFAPLLPFPVSEYGTILHRTGYALFIVATVLTVTSGISYLRKYQQVFDDSAK; from the coding sequence ATGAAGCTCAACCTCCCCAATCTCATCACCCTCTCGCGCATCCCCACGATGTTTCTCCTCGTGTGGCTCATGTACTGCGAATGGCGCTGGTCCGCCACGCTCGCCTTCTGGATCTTCATCGCCACCGCCATCGGCGACTGGCTCGACGGCTACCTCGCGCGCAAACAAAACCTTGTCTCCAACTTCGGCAAATTCATGGACGCCCTCACGGATAAAATCCTGATCCTCGGGCTCATGGTCGCCTTCGTGTCGCTCCCTCAATACAACTGGCCACCCTTCCTCGTGATGGTCCTGCTCACCATCTGCCGCGAATTCCTCGTGAGCGGCATGAGGATGGTCGCCGCCACCAAAGGCGTCGTCGTCGCCGCCGAGCGCGGCGGCAAAGCCAAGACCCTCTTCCAGCTCATCGCTGTCGGCTTTCTCCTGTTCGTCCCCATGCTGGAGATCGACTTCGCCCCGCTGCTCCCGTTTCCAGTCTCTGAATACGGCACGATCCTTCACCGCACCGGCTACGCGCTCTTCATCGTCGCCACTGTGCTGACCGTCACCTCCGGCATCAGCTACCTGCGCAAATACCAGCAGGTCTTCGACGACTCGGCCAAATGA
- a CDS encoding phosphatidylglycerophosphatase A family protein, whose protein sequence is MSFAHPIWPRFLPTPTVLAIARLGPIGRLKAPGTWGSLAGLMYQLVFFHYLGPIVGFLCAIPGLWFAVALCGEAEFRLGRRDPGEVVLDEFVVMPLCFLGWPWMLRALPDAPWIGPWIPLLAGFALFRFFDILKPLGIAKLQNLPGGWGVVADDAAAALATCATLHAIALAIAHFG, encoded by the coding sequence ATGAGCTTCGCGCACCCGATCTGGCCGCGCTTTCTCCCGACGCCGACCGTCCTCGCCATCGCCCGCCTCGGCCCTATCGGCCGCCTCAAAGCCCCCGGCACTTGGGGCTCCCTCGCCGGCCTGATGTACCAACTGGTCTTCTTTCATTACCTCGGCCCCATCGTCGGTTTTCTCTGCGCGATCCCCGGCCTCTGGTTCGCCGTCGCCCTCTGTGGCGAAGCCGAATTCCGCCTCGGCCGCCGCGACCCCGGCGAAGTCGTCCTCGATGAATTCGTCGTCATGCCCCTCTGCTTCCTCGGCTGGCCGTGGATGCTCCGCGCCCTGCCCGACGCTCCTTGGATCGGCCCCTGGATTCCACTCCTCGCCGGTTTCGCCCTCTTCCGCTTTTTCGATATCCTGAAACCCCTCGGCATCGCGAAACTCCAAAACCTCCCCGGCGGCTGGGGCGTGGTCGCCGACGACGCCGCCGCCGCCCTCGCCACCTGCGCCACCCTCCACGCCATCGCACTCGCGATAGCTCACTTCGGTTAA